The DNA region TATGTCTTGTTTGGCTTGTTTATCTCCTTACCTTCTTTTGCTGCCTACCATTAGTCATCTGTGATGAGAGAGAAAATGATCGACAAGCTCTCCTCTGCTTCAAGTCGCAGCTATCTGGTCCAGCTGATGTTTTCGCATCATGGAGCAATACATCCTTGGAGTTCTGCAGCTGGCATGGGGTCACTTGCAGCGCAAGGTCTCCTCGCCGTGTTATTGCGCTGGACCTCGCATCAGAAGGCATCACAGGTACCATATCACCTTGCATTGCCAACCTTACCTTTCTTACAAGGCTGCAACTGTCAAACAATAACTTCCATGGTAGCATACCGTCAGAGCTTGGACTCCTCAGCCAACTCAGCAATCTGAACCTCAGCATGAACTCTTTAGAAGGTAACATACCTTCTGAACTCTCTTCATGTTCCCAACTTCAAATCCTGGGTCTGTGGAACAATTCCCTCAACGGTGATATACCACCGAGCCTTAGTCAATGCATTCATCTTCAGGAGATTAACCTTAGCAACAACAAGCTCCAAGGGAGCATCCCCTCTGCTTTTGGAAGTCTTTCAGAGCTGCGAATACTAGTTCTTGCTAGGAACAGGCTTAGTGGAAACATACCGCCATCTTTGGGCAGCAGCCTTTCTCTCGCATATGTTGATCTTGGTAGAAATGCTCTCACAGAGGGGATCCCAGAGTCTTTGGCAAACAGTTCATCTCTCCAAGTACTTAGGCTGATGAGCAATAGTCTTAGTGGAGAACTCCCAAAGGCTCTCTTTAACACCTCATCACTAATTGCCATTTGCCTCCAAGATAACAACTTTGTTGGTTCTATACCACCCGTTTTCGCCATCTCTCCCCCTATAAAACATCTCCATTTGGGAGGTAACTCTCTCTCAGGAACAATACCTGCCTCATTAGGGAACCTTTCCTACCTACTTGATCTTCGTCTTACACGGAACAAGTTAGTTGGGAGCATCCCTGAGAGCTTAGGTCATTTGCCAACATTAGGTTTACTGAACTTGAATTTAAACAACTTGTCCGGGCCAGTCCCTCCATCTATCTTCAACTTGTCCTCCTTAACAGCTCTTGCGCTGGGAAACAACTCACTTATTGGAAGATTGCCTTCCAACATCGGCTACACACTCCCAAACATTAAGATATTAATCCTCGCATCAAACAAGTTTGATGGCCCAATTCCAGCTTCTCTTCTCAATGCTTACCACTTGGAGAGGCTTTACCTAGGAAGAAACAGGCTAACAGGGTTAATGCCATTCTTTGGATCACTGCCAAAATTGGAGGTACTCGAAGTGTCAAACAACATGCTAGACGCAGGAGACTGGGGCTTTGTCTCTTCACTATCAAATTGCTCCAGATTGACTAGACTGTATTTGGTTGGGAACAATCTCCAAGGGGAATTGCCAAGTTCTATCGGCAATCTTTCCAGTAGTCTCGAGGTACTGTGGCTAAGGGAAAACAAAATTTCTGGGCCAATACCACAAGAGATGGGAAATCTCAAGAACCTCAAAACGTTGTATATGGATTACAATCGTTTCACTGGTAGTATACCACCAACAATTGGAAATCTGGAAAAATTGGTAGTTCTAAACATTGCACAAAACAGACTCTCAGGTGCAATCCCTGATGGTATTGGCAATCTTGTTCAGCTGACTGATCTGAAATTGGATGCGAACAACTTGAGTGGCAGGATACCTGCAAGTATAGGACGTTGTACTCAACTAAAAATACTCAATCTTGCTCACAACTCACTAAACGGGAGTATACCGAGAACAATCTTCaaaatttcttctctttctcaagaGTTTGACTTGTCACACAATTACTTGTCTGGAGGAATACCGGAGGAAATTGGCAATCTCATTAATCTGAATAAACTTAGCATCTCAAACAACATGTTGTCCGGCAACATCCCATCCGCTCTCGGCCAGTGTGTGCTTCTGGAGTATCTTGAGATGCAAAACAACTTCTTTGCAGGAAGCATTCCACAATCTTTGGCAAAATTGGTAA from Phragmites australis chromosome 8, lpPhrAust1.1, whole genome shotgun sequence includes:
- the LOC133927714 gene encoding receptor kinase-like protein Xa21, producing the protein MASLLVLSLCLVWLVYLLTFFCCLPLVICDERENDRQALLCFKSQLSGPADVFASWSNTSLEFCSWHGVTCSARSPRRVIALDLASEGITGTISPCIANLTFLTRLQLSNNNFHGSIPSELGLLSQLSNLNLSMNSLEGNIPSELSSCSQLQILGLWNNSLNGDIPPSLSQCIHLQEINLSNNKLQGSIPSAFGSLSELRILVLARNRLSGNIPPSLGSSLSLAYVDLGRNALTEGIPESLANSSSLQVLRLMSNSLSGELPKALFNTSSLIAICLQDNNFVGSIPPVFAISPPIKHLHLGGNSLSGTIPASLGNLSYLLDLRLTRNKLVGSIPESLGHLPTLGLLNLNLNNLSGPVPPSIFNLSSLTALALGNNSLIGRLPSNIGYTLPNIKILILASNKFDGPIPASLLNAYHLERLYLGRNRLTGLMPFFGSLPKLEVLEVSNNMLDAGDWGFVSSLSNCSRLTRLYLVGNNLQGELPSSIGNLSSSLEVLWLRENKISGPIPQEMGNLKNLKTLYMDYNRFTGSIPPTIGNLEKLVVLNIAQNRLSGAIPDGIGNLVQLTDLKLDANNLSGRIPASIGRCTQLKILNLAHNSLNGSIPRTIFKISSLSQEFDLSHNYLSGGIPEEIGNLINLNKLSISNNMLSGNIPSALGQCVLLEYLEMQNNFFAGSIPQSLAKLVSIKELDMSRNNLSRQIPEFLTSLNYLQYLNLSFNNFDGAVPTSGIFGNASAVSIEGNSRLCTRVQTGDMPLCSAMNDRKMKHKSSVLVAKVVIPVVAIAIMTLFCLATFIWRKRMQEKPHLQQLNEHMKKITYKDIVRATDMFSSANLLGSGSFGMVYKGILQPQEDQVAIKIFNLNTYGAHRSFFAECEALRNVRHRNLVKIITLCSSVDPTGADFKAIVFPYMKNGNLDLWLHPKAHENSQRKVLTLSQRINIVLDVASALDYLHNQCASPLIHCDLKPSNILLDLDMTVYITDFGLARFSFAISRTHQDRSTSLACLKGSIGYIPPEYGISEERSTKGDVYSFGVLLLEMITGHRPTDDEFNGGTSLHEFVDRAFPNNIKEVVDPAMLQDNASATRLLQNCIIPLVKIGLSCSTASPKERPEMGQVSTDIHTIKNMFSNIEDPSKQIG